The following proteins are encoded in a genomic region of Nitrospiraceae bacterium:
- the kdpA gene encoding potassium-transporting ATPase subunit KdpA: protein MFAQTWLLPFSLLATATLIAFPLSRYFAWIIDAKYRPWPIFRWFEDRLTTGPQNWKQYTASLLIFNTVLFAFGFVILALQPWMPLNPDGKGMLAPSTIFHSVLSFMTNTDLQHYAGEVHLSNFSQIVFVIANLFMSAAIGMSALAAIIRALRGDPSVGNFFVDVWRVLVYVFMPGAIVVALVFLHQGSPMTLQSSYHVPTLEPGALGNTDTGEARQQTIVVGPVAAFESIKMLGTNGGGFYGMNSTHPYENPTALANFLNTLSMMIGPYALVLMYGRMLGRLRHSLVIFSVMLAMMAGTIVWSVYFDTLNPNPGLTRHPVARSYEIPSATAPGGKRVLTLPPVAGLPVDQHLGNLEGKELRFGISAGATYAAVTTDVTCGAVNAEADSLNPIAGLSPMIGMWLNSLFGGKGVGMINMLLYVVIGIFVAGMMVGRTPEYLGKKIEAREIKLAMIALLIHPLLILGPSGLFAATDWGQKAVSNPGPHGLSQIVYQFSSSSANNGSAFNGLGVTYGFNDNPNPAPTVVQWDVAGGMVILFARYLPIIAPIAMAASLGAKKASPYGLGTLRDDGTTFGILLLGTVLIIGALLFLPVAALGPVAEHLGPIPFGG from the coding sequence ATGTTCGCTCAAACCTGGTTGCTTCCCTTCTCGCTTCTTGCCACGGCGACCCTCATCGCGTTCCCGTTAAGTCGCTATTTCGCGTGGATCATAGACGCGAAATACCGGCCATGGCCAATCTTTCGCTGGTTCGAGGACCGTCTCACAACCGGACCACAAAACTGGAAGCAATACACAGCTTCCCTGTTGATCTTCAACACGGTGCTCTTTGCGTTTGGCTTCGTCATTCTCGCTCTCCAGCCGTGGATGCCTTTGAATCCGGACGGCAAGGGGATGCTGGCCCCGAGCACCATCTTTCATAGCGTCCTCTCATTCATGACGAACACTGACCTCCAACACTACGCGGGGGAAGTGCATTTGTCGAACTTCAGTCAGATTGTCTTTGTCATCGCCAATCTATTCATGTCGGCGGCAATCGGAATGAGCGCACTCGCGGCGATCATCCGGGCCTTGCGCGGCGACCCGTCGGTTGGCAACTTCTTCGTCGACGTGTGGCGGGTCTTGGTCTACGTGTTCATGCCGGGCGCCATTGTGGTAGCCCTCGTTTTTCTGCACCAAGGCAGCCCCATGACCCTTCAGAGCTCTTATCACGTGCCGACACTCGAACCCGGGGCTCTGGGAAACACGGACACGGGCGAAGCCAGGCAACAGACCATTGTGGTTGGGCCGGTAGCGGCCTTTGAGTCCATCAAGATGCTCGGCACCAACGGGGGCGGCTTTTACGGGATGAACTCCACACACCCTTATGAAAACCCCACGGCATTGGCGAACTTTTTGAACACGCTGTCCATGATGATCGGCCCATACGCGCTCGTCCTGATGTATGGCCGGATGCTCGGTCGCCTACGGCACAGCCTCGTCATCTTTTCGGTGATGTTGGCCATGATGGCCGGCACCATCGTGTGGTCGGTATACTTTGACACGCTGAACCCTAATCCGGGGTTGACACGCCATCCCGTGGCACGATCCTACGAGATTCCCAGCGCAACAGCACCAGGCGGAAAACGGGTGCTGACTTTGCCGCCGGTCGCTGGCTTGCCGGTGGATCAGCATCTAGGCAATCTCGAGGGCAAAGAACTCCGATTCGGCATCTCGGCAGGCGCGACCTACGCAGCAGTGACGACTGACGTGACGTGTGGGGCCGTGAACGCCGAAGCGGACAGCCTGAACCCGATCGCCGGCCTATCGCCCATGATTGGAATGTGGCTGAACAGTCTCTTCGGCGGCAAGGGTGTCGGGATGATCAACATGTTGCTCTACGTGGTAATCGGAATCTTCGTTGCCGGCATGATGGTGGGACGGACGCCCGAGTATTTGGGCAAGAAAATCGAGGCCCGTGAGATCAAGCTCGCCATGATCGCCCTCCTGATTCATCCGCTCTTGATTCTCGGACCGAGCGGCCTCTTTGCCGCCACGGATTGGGGGCAGAAGGCTGTCAGTAATCCCGGCCCGCACGGCCTCTCCCAGATTGTTTATCAATTCTCTTCATCCTCCGCCAATAACGGCTCGGCATTCAACGGGCTGGGAGTAACTTACGGTTTCAACGATAATCCGAATCCAGCGCCAACTGTCGTGCAGTGGGACGTTGCTGGGGGCATGGTCATACTCTTCGCCCGCTATCTTCCCATTATCGCCCCCATTGCGATGGCGGCGTCGCTTGGGGCGAAGAAGGCGAGCCCATATGGCTTAGGAACCCTGCGCGATGACGGCACCACTTTTGGCATTCTCTTGCTCGGGACGGTTCTCATCATCGGGGCCCTTCTCTTTCTACCGGTCGCCGCCCTTGGACCGGTGGCGGAGCACCTGGGCCCCATCCCGTTCGGTGGATGA